From the genome of Megalopta genalis isolate 19385.01 chromosome 13, iyMegGena1_principal, whole genome shotgun sequence:
CATCGACCTACAACTTGAAAATCCTCCTCGATCGGACGATGCACGCGCTCTAAAACACTTTCGCTTTCGTTCGGTTCGTTTCGATTGGCCATTTATATGCTATTATTTCGCTGCTCTATTCCATTCTCAAAAACAAATTCTGTGTCCTGATGTTACAGTTATCGTACTTGAACGATACGGCCAAATTCACAACGTATCCCATGGATATACCAGACTGTGGTGAACCGTGTTTACTTGAAACCGCGATCGATCTATGGAAAAACGTGCTTCCCGGAAACTGGGACGATGAGTGTTCGTTACCATGATCATTTCAACGTGCATACATATGTATTCCATACATATTGTAGCAGAGTATGTATTCACATTCTCCTGAAAATCCATGTTGAAAAATAATTGGCACGCTCACCGTTCCAACAGCAATGTTACCAGGCACTTGCAGTTTCACTTTGAACCGATTGGCCGACCATCCAACCCGATAGATATAATGTGTATGCATTTCGATCCGAGCGCATGAAAGAGTGCGCGCAGCGCAATGCGATCAGCAGCGCAATGCGTTAGCAGTTAGCAGACCGCACGTACCGTGCGAATCAATTCTAATTCGAGCGAAGCTGGTTAAGATTACTAAATTGGCACAAAATCGTTTAACCAGGATGTGTCCGCGTTGCTTACGCAACAAATGACACTGGATGTTTTGCATGTTTCGTTACGCAATGCGAGAACGATTATTACAGTCCAGTCTTTCCGTTGAATTCAAATACTCGGACGGAAGATGGATCAACATTTATTGATTAATCGTCGACCGGTGCGTATAGTCTCGATCGACATGTATATTATCGTGTTACCATCATGGTCCACGTCCTCGACCACGTCCTCGACCTCGTCCTTGTCCTCGTCGTCGTTATTAAACGGCCGGATATATTATACACGCGTGCATTCGTACAAACGTTTCTATTCTGCATGTGTTAACGGATCATACGTCCTGCTTAACAGAAAATAATGTTTCACCGGGAGTACGTAAGAGAAGAAAAGCAATCTATGATTCATCGTTCGAAACCGCTCGTACGATTAGTCATCGTTGTCAGCGCACAATAATTTTCTAGAAAATGTGTGTAATTGTGCGTTAACTGTACTTTTTCGGGATAACGCAAATAGAGAATAAGGCAAATAGAGATGAACGTATGAGAATTATGGAACAAATAAACGTTATGCGTAATGGATAATTGTATACCATTGTACAATACATGCTTTACTGTAGTAGTCTGTTTAGTATGTAGTAAATCTGTTTAGACCTGGACTATCGGTTGTACGAATACGATAAGACCAGCGCCAACGAGAGGGCAGTAGAGTGATCGTTTCGAATCGGGAACCGTGAACGGTGAACGGTGATCGGGAAACGGTGAACGGTAAATGGTGAACCGGTGAACGGTAAACGGAGAATCACCAATGGGGATAGAGATTAGGAGAACGGGGAACAGGGAACGGGAAAACGAGAGTCGTGAACGAGGAAAGAGAGGTGGAGGAAAATCGAGATGCGCAGTCGTATCGGTGCAGGCTTATCTACGACGTGCGAGTTCAGCGGTCGGATCGCGATCATTCGATCTCGCGATTGCTCGCGATCGACGCGACCGAACAGTACGACAAATTGAATAATCGACCGATAAACGGTACGGTAAAAACTGAATAAAATCAGGAACGATTCGAAATTGCTCGATAAAAGAGAATTGATTTACATATAAGCGTTCTTTTGTAGTTAGTTTCCCTGCACTTTGAGAATCAAGCAACGTTATCGACCGACGACATCCCAGCAACAATTGCACACGCTGTCAGTTCCACTGAATGATAGCGTTCGATCGCGCCCATCGTTCTATTTGTGTTTCATTTCAGTTAAGAAAAGAGgttagtttcgtttgcattATACTGTACGATTTTGTGTTTCTTTCCCGCCTACTTTTTCTTTTCCTTgtcgttttttaattttcaatacATCACGTAAAATCTGGGACACACCTATATTTCTTCGAAACTTTTCCTATTATCTGTACGAGCCAAATCTAATTGCAGTCCTGTGGTTAGTTAGTTAACTCACGTTAGGCGTTGACTCGTTTCTACAACGTCATCGTAGCAGTTTTTCATGAGATGTTCCAGACGAAAACTAATTTCGATGTATTTATGGATTGTTTGCAGGATCGTCGATTGCGATCTTGTCTCGCCACAAGATGTTCAGTTGGTTAAATAGAGATGACACTGACAGACAAAACGTCTTCGAAAGTGTCACCGAAGGCATCAAGAAGATCTACAAGTCGAAAATGTTGCCTTTGGAACTACACTATCAGTTCCATGATTTTCATTCTCCTCAACTCGACGACCCAGATTTTGATGCAAAGCCAATGATACTTTTGGTGGGCCAATACTCTACGGGCAAGACGACCTTCATCAAGTATTTGCTTGAACGAGACTTTCCTGGAATAAGGATCGGTCCTGAACCAACGACAGATCGCTTCATTGCAGTTATGTATGATGAGAAAGAAGGCGTGATTCCTGGAAATGCTTTAGTTGTCGATCCCAAAAAACAGTTCCGTCCTCTTTCCAAGTTTGGTAATGCTTTTCTAAACAGATTTCAATGTTCTACGGTAGCATCCCCAGTCCTTAAAGGCATATCCATAGTCGACACGCCTGGTATTTTGTCAGGAGAAAAACAAAGGGTATGTATGCTCTAAGGATAAATAATATCcgttcacttgtttcgcatgaacacCAGTTTTATGTAATTACTTTTATTCTGCGTCAGGTTGACAGAGGTTACGATTTTACCGGAGTTTTGGAATGGTTCGCAGAACGAGTGGATAGAATTATTCTGTTGTTTGATGCGCACAAACTCGATATTTCCGATGAATTTAGAAGATCCATAGAAGCGTTGCGTGGCCACGACGATAAAATCAGAATTGTCTTGAATAAAGCAGACATGATCGATCATCAACAACTAATGAGAGTATACGGAGCGCTGATGTGGTCTCTTGGTAAAGTACTACAAACTCCTGAAGTAGCCAGAGTGTATATCGGGTCGTTTTGGGACCAGCCCTTAAGATACGATGTAAATAAGAGGCGAGTACTTTTATTTGCCTCGTATTACAATGCAATTCTTTTTATCGTACGTGCCGTTCACCTTTTGTATTCGCACAAACGTGTACACTCCGCGATCTTTGCCCAAAGAAAAGATAATCATATTTCTGTCGGTGGAATACTCAAACATTATAGTTGGATCGGGTCGAATGAACGTTATTGATAAACCGTTTATGCATATAGGCATATACGCATGAACGACTATATATTTATTAGGAACACAACATGCCGTTGTTACCCATAAAATTTCTCGTTCCAGATTATTCGAAGACGAGGAACAAGATCTCTTCAGGGATATGCAGTCGTTGCCTAAAAACGCGGTGCTTCgaaagctaaacgatttgattaaACGTGCTCGATTAGCCAAGGTGAGAAAAAAAACACGAAAATCTGCTTATTGAACATTGTTCGGTCGCTGATCGATCGACGTAGACACTGCACATTCTATTTCACAATGATATCGCCTCTACGATACGAACTCAATAATGTACAAACGCATGTTCGACGAACCTTAGGTACACGCTTACATAATCAGCGCTCTTAAAAAGGATATGCCTAGCGTGTTTGGCAAAGACACAAAGAAAAAAGAACGTATCAAAAATCTGGGTCAAATCTACGACCAAATACAAAGGGAGCAAAAGATTTCACCCGGCGATTTTCCAGACTTGAAGAAAATGCAGGAATGCTTAGCTCGTCATGATTTTACTAAATTCAGCAGTTTAAAGCCTAAATTATTGGAAGTAGTTGATAAAATGCTTTGCGAGGATATTGCAAAACTCATGGACATGATACCGCAAAATGAACTCGGTACAGCGTCAGACTCCCTAGTCAAAGGTATTTTTTCTCTATATTATTCTTCTCTATTCTATATTCTTTGATCGAGATATATCGTGATATTTTTATGAAACGCAAGAAACAGAAAAAAACAGCTCACTGATGCCCAACCCATTTTCCTGCTTTACCCTCAACTACATACGTAATCATGGATTTCACAGAAAATCAGTATCTCGAGTGTTGCGATAAATTTCAATTACGCCCGATATAAAACTCGAAACAAACACGATCTTCTATTATATACGTAATTCATACCAAACGTAGTTATGAAAGTTTCTaactttcaaatttttctttcccttcttcttcttcttcgtttctCAACcttattaattttcaaatattttatttcatcgacTTTTCATTGCGATCTTgattacatttgtattatttgcaATAGGTGGTGCATTCGAAGGAGTAGAAGATCAAGTAAGTCCATTTGGTTACAAACGAGGAGAAG
Proteins encoded in this window:
- the LOC143260489 gene encoding EH domain-containing protein 3-like, producing MFSWLNRDDTDRQNVFESVTEGIKKIYKSKMLPLELHYQFHDFHSPQLDDPDFDAKPMILLVGQYSTGKTTFIKYLLERDFPGIRIGPEPTTDRFIAVMYDEKEGVIPGNALVVDPKKQFRPLSKFGNAFLNRFQCSTVASPVLKGISIVDTPGILSGEKQRVDRGYDFTGVLEWFAERVDRIILLFDAHKLDISDEFRRSIEALRGHDDKIRIVLNKADMIDHQQLMRVYGALMWSLGKVLQTPEVARVYIGSFWDQPLRYDVNKRLFEDEEQDLFRDMQSLPKNAVLRKLNDLIKRARLAKVHAYIISALKKDMPSVFGKDTKKKERIKNLGQIYDQIQREQKISPGDFPDLKKMQECLARHDFTKFSSLKPKLLEVVDKMLCEDIAKLMDMIPQNELGTASDSLVKGGAFEGVEDQVSPFGYKRGEGIDAGAGEPEWIVNKERGKYDDIFKRLEPYDGKIVGSVAKAEMLKSKLPNSVLGKIWKLSDVDNDGLLDSDEFALAMHLINVKLDGHDLPTVLPDHLVPPSKRDL